ACGGTGCTGGGAATCATGCTCACCTTCTCGACCATCGGGCAGCAGGGGCTTGTCGATTCGGGCAGGATCATGACCGGTCTCGCCCTTGCCCTCAAGGCCACAGCCGCTGGGCTCGTGGTCGCCATACCGGCGGTCGTCTTCTACAACTTCCTCCTGAAGTCGGCAAAGGAGCGGATCCTCCAGTGGGAGGTGGAGTATGGAAGAGAAAAGCTTTGATTACATGAACGTCATACCCCTCGTCGACATCATGCTTGTCCTTCTGACCATCGTACTTATGGTCTCCACCTTCGTGGCGAGCGGCACGATCCCCGTCCGTCTGCCCGTGGCCTCCCAGCAGAACAAGGAGGTGCAATTGAAAACGGCGACGATAACCATTGACCGGAACAACGTCATCTACTTCGAATCCA
The nucleotide sequence above comes from Syntrophorhabdus sp.. Encoded proteins:
- the exbB gene encoding TonB-system energizer ExbB, with amino-acid sequence MQWLGYTIDYGIIGLLLLMSIIAVGVAIERRRFYRKVEIAAYRDKKALELALMKRLHVVATIGSNAPYVGLLGTVLGIMLTFSTIGQQGLVDSGRIMTGLALALKATAAGLVVAIPAVVFYNFLLKSAKERILQWEVEYGREKL
- a CDS encoding biopolymer transporter ExbD, whose translation is MEEKSFDYMNVIPLVDIMLVLLTIVLMVSTFVASGTIPVRLPVASQQNKEVQLKTATITIDRNNVIYFESTMTTLTGLTERVRDLARETPLIIKADQDITVQSCVNVLDLLTSAGFKKIGLQTEQGRTAKIP